aaagaatttattttttctgagtcaaagggctttcgtttcgctcaaatcggattaacggtctaattaatatcaattaaacactgataattcaatttattattcaatataaataattattgctaatttttaaaccataaaataatttttaaataattatttaggaaaaatcagagtcaaaaataatttttttctataatttttggaattaaactGAATATGTTAtggtttattgaaaattatttgattaattatcaaaataattaatcatttttaaataattaataaataataaataactagtaaataattaataagtaattatttaataatttaaaataattaatccttaattattagatTAATTNNNNNNNNNNNNNNNNNNNNNNNNNNNNNNNNNNNNNNNNNNNNNNNNNNNNNNNNNNNNNNNNNNNNNNNNNNNNNNNNNNNNNNNNNNNNNNNNNNNNTTGAGAGTTTGAGTTTCTATTTTCTATGTGCATCTGGTTTAACTTGTTAAATATCATTAATGCAGTTAGTAAGTTCTTACAACCTGAAgatattgatattgatattgatattgCATTGTCAAGATTGGAAGAACTTATAAATTTCTTTAATTAGTTTAGAGAAACTGGTTATGACTCTTGTAAGAAGGAGGCAAAAGAGTTAGTTTTGGAGTTGGATGTGGAGCCTGTGTTTCCTGAAAAGCGAAAAATTCGTAGGCTTGTTCATTTTGATGATCTCGGGGTTACTGCAGCTGATGATGATCAGAACTTGAGTGCTGAACAGAAATTCAGAAGGTATTATTTCTTGTATATTGTTGATCAAGGTGATTTTCAACTCAAAGAACGGTTTAAACAGTTTCAAGATTATAAGGAAAAATTTGAGTTTTTATTTAACCTGAAGAAGCATTTATCTGGTGATGATGAGGGGTTAAAATCTTGTTGCATGAAACTTGAGGGATTTCTTAGACATGATATGCGATATGATATTGTTGGCGCAGAATTGTTTAACGAGTTACTAGTGCTTCGAATGGTAATACCCGATGAGATAACAATGGCAATAGATGTGCTTAATTATTTAAGTTCTAGTTCAAGACAAATAAATTATCCAAATGCTTGGATAGCTTATAGAATCGTTGTGACCATTCTTGTTACAGTGGTAGAGGCGGAAAGGACATTTTCTAGATTGAAACTGATCAAATTTTATCTTCCCTCTTCGATATCTCAAGATAGACTTAATGGATTGGTTTTATTGTATATTGAAAGTGAGCTAGCAAGTTCTCTAAATTATAGCAAAATCATAGAGAGATTCACATCTCAAAAGCCTAGAAAAAAGTTTCAAAATCAATAAAGGTAAACTCATTTTTATAACTTTAGACATTGTTGTGTACTAGTAATGATGACTGTTCTATATTCATGATACTATATCAGTGACTTGCAGGAGATTATTGCAGGAGGTTGAAAATTTGGATATTTAGCGTACACGAAATTCATTATATTTACTTGCTACTTTAGATTCACATAAGTTTTCTTTTATACAATGAATATATCTTATTGTGATTTTTTGATTGTAAATACGGGGCATCATTTTTGAATCTCGTTTAGGGCACCCAAATACATAGGGCCGGCCCTGATCGTATTGCATGTAACTATTACCTTATACTACTGAACTACTCTCCAGAGATCCGGTTAAGTGTGTAATATTCAGATAGTTGTCagttaatatttatttttaaattttttattaaaaaaataaacttaATGCTACTAGTTGTTGAAGGTGGGGCAATATTTTGAAACAGCCAGCCAGCCAAGCGTGTTCTGGTCGAATGCGACAGCGTATCATATCTTTAAAATTTGAGGCATTCTGACAAATGGGACCTCAGGGCCATATTATTAGGAAGCACCATATATTATTCTTAAGATTAATGTTAACATTAGTCAAAACTTATGCACACTGTGATATACTAGACCTTCATCAAACACGCACCTAGTGGTTTCTTTCATTCTTTTTGCTCCCATTTCATTGGGGCCAAATAGTTCATATTTTTTTAGTTACGAAATACAAGTTACGCATGATAGCACTTTCGTATTTTCAATTATTACCGGCCTAAAATCCGTTTGATATAtagattatttttaatattatatatatttttttaaatttaatttgaaataaaaattttaagttatgaaatttatttatttaaaattttaataatatgatttgataatacATATTAATATACACATAGGTGTATAAGTTGGTTATATTAcagttttaaaaaataatgtaataattgaaatttatatttttattaatatttataattgtGTTTACGAAAAATTATTATATTCAATTAAACGATAATTTTTAACTGAGATCAATATTATACGAATTGTCGTTAGTTTGTTAATAGATCAAATCCAACTAAGTATATTCATATTTATGTTAGTTTAATATGTTTAAACCTAAATCAGCGCTAAAAATTTATGTGTCAGTGACAAAAAATTTATGTTAGCTTGAGTTccgttatatcaaccaaatccaACTTGTTATACTTTTTATTTTGTTTACTTTTATTTCAATTTGgggtgattattattttattttacatcaaatggataatatatatttttttagttTGATGATATTATATCGATCTCAtgaattttctttcaaatttttattttgttataatCCGGTCCAATAATATAATGGTCCGTTTGGGAAACTGGATTTTAGTTGAAATtctggatttgatcaaataagctGTTTGCGAATTTGGagttggatttcatttgaaatccACAACATTCAAATATTGGTATAAACATGAGAATTTGAAATGACAACTCAAATCTTGTCATTTGAAATAAAATGCAAGTTTCCAAACGCTCTAATATTTTTTAGCAgtatcaataatatttattattttattttagcccgattcTTCAAATTCAACTGACCATAGGtagtttttctaatttttaattaaatttggaTCAAGATTATAATTTTGTTTAGTCCGGTCGGGTGAATTTTATGTATTATTATTTTAACGAAAATCATTAGATATATTGTAATTCTGTCatgaatatttatctatttattaaagtattatttattttaaatattactataattacggtgactaaaccgactaccaaccaaactttcattgtttcgtctttaatataatactagcctaaaacccgtgcgatgcacagattatttttaaaattacataatttttttgaatttaatttgaagtaaaaattttaagttatgaaacttatttatttaaaattttaataatatgatttgataatacTATATTCAACTAACTATATTTTAAATTTATGTTAGTTTTATATTTTCAAACTCGAGTCAATGATAAAATTTTATGTGTCAATGACAAAAAAATTTTATGTTAGCTTGAGGTccgttatatcaaccaaatctaggtaattatacttactattttgtttaattttatttagtCTGGGGTTATTAATAGTTTATTTTAGACCGAATAgataatatgtattattttattttaatttgatgATATTATATCAACTCCACGgattttctttcaaatttttattttgttatagtccggtccaataatataatatttttagcgggatcaataatatttattattttattttagcccgattcttcaaattcaactaactatatgtagtctttttattatttatttaaaattgaataaaaagtataattttgtttagcccggccaggtaaattttatattattttcttttAAGAAAAACtattagacatattataattctgttatgaatatttatctatttatgacagtattttattttaaatattactataattacgaTGACCAGACGActactgttgtgcaagacatgcatgtactataacaag
This sequence is a window from Apium graveolens cultivar Ventura chromosome 9, ASM990537v1, whole genome shotgun sequence. Protein-coding genes within it:
- the LOC141686379 gene encoding uncharacterized protein LOC141686379, with translation MQLFRETGYDSCKKEAKELVLELDVEPVFPEKRKIRRLVHFDDLGVTAADDDQNLSAEQKFRRYYFLYIVDQGDFQLKERFKQFQDYKEKFEFLFNLKKHLSGDDEGLKSCCMKLEGFLRHDMRYDIVGAELFNELLVLRMVIPDEITMAIDVLNYLSSSSRQINYPNAWIAYRIVVTILVTVVEAERTFSRLKLIKFYLPSSISQDRLNGLVLLYIESELASSLNYSKIIERFTSQKPRKKFQNQ